From Deinococcus aquaticus, one genomic window encodes:
- the glgC gene encoding glucose-1-phosphate adenylyltransferase, whose protein sequence is MKPRVLGMILAGGQGSRLAPLTQKRSKPAVPFGSKYRIIDFAINNFINSGVFSVYVLTQYKAQSLTEHIQRGWRFGTFLSDYFITLVPAQMYRIEELGPVWYRGTADAVYQNMHLIDNYDADYVAIFSGDHIYKMNVEHMLQRHIETRADVTIAAYPMPQDQAHQFGVMHIDPNWRVTDFLEKPKDPPSIPGQPGTSLTSMGNYIFSRRALEELLETNMGGGESGFDFGGDVIPRALNDGYNVMAYDFHRNPIPGQAGPNTYWRDVGTLDAYYEANMDLVSINPEFDIYNPEWTLRTSSEFSPPAKFVHESDGRKGQAFNTIMAGGAIISGGTVRDSILARNVRTHSYSLVESSVLFEDVEVGRHAHLRRCIVDKNVTIPPGTKIGLDVDEDRARGFIVTDNGVVVVPKGYTF, encoded by the coding sequence ATGAAACCACGTGTTCTCGGCATGATTCTCGCGGGCGGGCAGGGTTCCCGACTCGCTCCGCTGACTCAGAAGCGCAGCAAACCCGCCGTTCCCTTCGGCAGCAAGTACCGCATCATCGATTTCGCCATCAACAACTTCATCAACTCCGGCGTGTTCTCCGTGTACGTCCTCACGCAGTACAAGGCGCAGAGCCTCACCGAGCACATCCAGCGCGGCTGGCGTTTCGGGACGTTCCTCAGCGACTACTTCATCACCCTGGTGCCCGCGCAGATGTACCGCATCGAGGAACTCGGGCCCGTCTGGTACCGCGGTACCGCCGACGCCGTGTACCAGAACATGCACCTGATCGACAACTACGACGCCGATTACGTCGCGATCTTCAGTGGCGACCACATCTACAAGATGAACGTCGAGCACATGCTCCAGCGGCACATCGAAACCCGCGCGGACGTCACCATCGCCGCGTACCCCATGCCGCAGGATCAGGCCCATCAGTTCGGCGTGATGCACATCGACCCGAACTGGCGCGTCACGGACTTCCTGGAGAAACCCAAGGACCCGCCCAGCATCCCCGGCCAGCCCGGCACCAGCCTCACCAGCATGGGAAACTACATCTTCTCGCGCCGCGCGCTGGAAGAACTGCTCGAAACCAACATGGGCGGCGGCGAGAGCGGCTTCGACTTCGGCGGTGACGTCATCCCGCGCGCCCTGAACGACGGGTACAACGTCATGGCGTACGACTTCCACCGCAACCCCATCCCCGGTCAGGCCGGCCCGAACACCTACTGGCGCGACGTGGGCACCCTGGACGCCTACTACGAGGCGAACATGGACCTCGTGAGCATCAACCCGGAGTTCGACATCTACAACCCGGAATGGACCCTGCGCACCAGCAGCGAATTCTCCCCGCCCGCCAAGTTCGTGCATGAAAGCGACGGCCGCAAGGGGCAGGCCTTCAACACCATCATGGCCGGGGGCGCGATCATCAGCGGCGGCACCGTCCGGGACTCCATCCTGGCGCGCAACGTCCGCACGCACTCGTACTCCCTGGTTGAAAGCAGCGTGCTGTTCGAGGACGTCGAGGTCGGACGCCACGCGCACCTGCGCCGCTGCATCGTCGACAAGAACGTCACCATTCCGCCCGGCACGAAAATCGGCCTGGACGTCGACGAGGACCGCGCGCGCGGCTTCATCGTCACGGACAACGGCGTGGTCGTGGTCCCCAAGGGCTACACCTTCTGA
- a CDS encoding methylmalonyl-CoA mutase family protein, with protein sequence MKSKNEWMQSVYAPATQKFPERKYNFKNLSDMEPEPIYTADDLKDWDAERDLGYPGEYPYTRGVQPSVYRGKLWTMRMFAGFGSAEQTNERFHALLRAGQTGLSTAFDLPTLMGYDSDHPFSRGEVGKCGVAVSSLADMEILFQGIDPTQVTTSMTINSPANAIWAMYIANAQKQGKDLGQVGGTLQNDILKEFIAQKEFIYPPAPSVKLVIDTFEWGPRTVPKWNFISVSGYHIREAGATGVQELAFTLADGFHYVEKAMERGLDIDEFAPRISFFWDIHNDFFEEIAKLRAARRIWARQMRHHYGAKNPKSWMLRTHSQTAGVSLPAQQPLNNIARVAIQALAAVLGGTQSLHTDAFDEALALPTEEAATIALRTQQIIAYETGVAGVVDPLAGSYYVEKLTNDIEAAAMGYIEQIRAMGGVEAGIDSGFFQLEMAEAAYRYQREVETKNRIIVGVNDFVQDAVEVPIQLIDPQVERVQEARLAQVRRERDPARVKAALDALHDTAITGANSMPAFLECAHAYVTLGEQMDILKTVYGEYVEPAIV encoded by the coding sequence ATGAAAAGCAAGAACGAGTGGATGCAGAGCGTCTACGCCCCTGCCACGCAGAAATTCCCGGAACGCAAGTACAACTTCAAGAACCTATCGGACATGGAGCCCGAACCCATCTACACGGCCGACGACCTGAAGGACTGGGACGCCGAACGGGACCTGGGCTACCCCGGCGAGTACCCGTACACGCGCGGCGTGCAGCCCAGCGTGTACCGGGGCAAACTCTGGACCATGCGCATGTTCGCGGGCTTCGGCAGCGCCGAACAGACCAACGAACGCTTTCACGCGCTGCTGCGCGCCGGGCAGACCGGCCTCAGCACGGCCTTCGACCTGCCCACCCTGATGGGCTACGACAGCGACCACCCCTTCAGCCGGGGCGAGGTCGGCAAGTGCGGCGTGGCCGTCAGCAGTCTCGCGGACATGGAAATCCTGTTCCAGGGCATCGACCCCACGCAGGTCACGACCTCCATGACCATCAACAGCCCCGCCAACGCCATCTGGGCCATGTACATCGCCAACGCGCAGAAGCAGGGCAAGGACCTCGGGCAGGTGGGCGGCACCCTCCAGAACGACATCCTGAAGGAATTCATCGCGCAGAAGGAATTCATCTACCCGCCCGCCCCCAGCGTGAAACTGGTCATCGACACCTTCGAGTGGGGCCCCCGGACCGTCCCGAAATGGAACTTCATCAGCGTGTCCGGGTACCACATCCGCGAGGCGGGCGCGACCGGCGTGCAGGAACTCGCCTTCACGCTCGCCGACGGCTTCCACTACGTGGAGAAAGCCATGGAACGCGGCCTGGACATCGACGAGTTCGCACCGCGCATCAGCTTCTTCTGGGACATCCACAACGACTTCTTCGAGGAAATCGCCAAGCTGCGCGCCGCGCGCCGCATCTGGGCGCGGCAGATGCGCCACCACTACGGCGCGAAGAACCCGAAAAGCTGGATGCTGCGCACCCACTCGCAGACCGCCGGGGTCAGCCTGCCCGCCCAGCAACCCCTGAACAACATCGCGCGGGTCGCCATTCAGGCGCTGGCCGCCGTGCTGGGCGGCACTCAGAGCCTGCACACCGACGCCTTCGACGAGGCGCTGGCCCTCCCGACCGAGGAAGCCGCCACCATCGCCCTGCGCACCCAGCAGATCATCGCGTACGAGACCGGCGTGGCGGGCGTCGTGGACCCCCTGGCCGGCAGTTACTACGTCGAGAAACTCACGAACGACATCGAGGCGGCCGCCATGGGGTACATCGAGCAGATCCGCGCGATGGGCGGCGTGGAGGCCGGCATCGACAGCGGGTTCTTCCAGCTGGAAATGGCCGAAGCCGCGTACCGCTACCAGCGCGAAGTCGAGACGAAAAACCGCATCATTGTGGGTGTAAACGACTTCGTGCAGGACGCCGTCGAGGTGCCCATCCAGCTGATCGACCCGCAGGTCGAGCGGGTGCAGGAAGCCAGGCTGGCGCAGGTGCGGCGCGAACGCGACCCCGCGCGCGTGAAAGCTGCGCTGGACGCCCTGCACGACACCGCCATCACGGGTGCGAACTCTATGCCCGCCTTCCTGGAATGCGCGCACGCGTACGTCACGCTGGGCGAACAGATGGACATCCTGAAAACCGTGTACGGCGAGTACGTCGAACCTGCCATCGTGTAA